The Coriobacteriia bacterium DNA window GGCGATAGCCGATCAGCACGTACGCCGGAATCGTGGCGAGTTCGACGCTGACGAGCAGCGTGATCAACTCGCGGGCCTCGGCCATGAGCATGCAGCCGACAAGCGAGAACATCGCAAGCGAGACGGCCTCGCGCACGCGACCTTCACCGCGCCCGGCAGTCCAGAGCATCCACGCGGCGCCTAGGAGCAGCACGACAACGCGCGCGAATCGCGCAGGCCCATCCAACACGATCAGGCCGCCGAAGGGCTGCGCGTTGGCTGTCGCCGGCAGCACCGCAACCAACGCGGCGGCCAGCGTGAGGATGGCACCCAACCACGCGGCGCCGCGATCGCCACCGGGCAGCAGCTCGGCGAAGAGCGCCAGCAGCGCGCCGACTACCAGCAGGAACTCCGGGATGAGGATGGAGTAGCCGGCCACCTAGGCCCCCAGCGTCTTTGCCAGCAGCCGCGCGAACGGATCGGCGTAGCGAAGCAGAAGGTCCCAGTCCAGCCCGATGGCGACGATCATCACTACGAGCGGAGCCACAACCAAGACCTCGCGAAGCGAGGCGTCCGGGCAGTCGGCGATGATGTAGGACGGTTGGCCCAGCACCACGCGCTGCATCATCCACAGCATGTACGCCGCGCCGAGCAATACGCCCATCGAGGCCGCGAAGACGATCCAGTGCGCAAGGTCAGGCGACTGCCACGCACCTAGCAGCGACATGAACTCGCCGATAAACCCGGATAGCCCTGGCAGCCCCATCGAGGCGATCGATGCGAAGGCGAGCAGTCCGGCGATCATGGGCATCTGCCCGGCGAGACCGGAGAGCTGCGAGATCTCGCGCGTGTGGGCGCGGTCGTAGACCTGCCCCACCATCAGGAACAGCATGCCGGCAATCAAGCCGTGACTGAAGCTGACCGCCATCGCACCGCCGATACCGATTGCCGTGCCCGAGGCGATGCCCAGCATGGCAAAGCCCATGTGCGACACCGACGAGTAAGCGACCAGCTTCTTGATGTCGGTCTGCGCGAACGCGACGGCAGCGCCGTAGACGATCGAGATCATCGCGAGAACGGCCAGGAACCACTGCCACTGATGAAACGCGTTAGGCAGCATGGGCAGCGAGACGCGAAGGAACCCGTAGACGCCCATCTTCAGCAGGACGCCGGCGAGCAGCGCGGACGCGGCGGTTGGTGCCTCGACGTGCGCGTCGGGCAGCCACGTGTGCAGCGGCCAGATCGGCACCTTGACGGCGAAGCCGAGGAAGAACAGCAGGAAGAGCCACCACTGTAGGCCTGCCGGCAGGAGCGTGGACCAGCGAGTCGTCAGGACGACCATGTCGAACGTGCCAGTGTTGAGGAACAGGGTGACGATGCCCACGAGCATGAACACCGAGCCGAACAGCGTGTAGAGGAAGAACTTCATCGCCGCGTACTCTCGGCGCGGACCGCCCCACTGCGCGATGAGGAAGTACATCGGAACCAGAACGAGCTCCCAGAACACGTAGAACAGCACGAAGTCCATCGCGAGGAAGACGCCGTTCATGCCCACCTGGAGCAGCAACATCATCGAGAAGTAGAACGCCGGCTTCTTGTCGATCTTCCACGACGCGATCACGGCCAGAAACGTCAGCAGCGCCGAGAGAAACAGCAGCGGCAGCGACAGACCGTCGACTGACATCGAGTAGTTGATCTGCGCGGACGGCACCCACGCGAAGCTCTCGGCGAACTGCCGACCGCCACCTGGCACGAAGTGCAGGGCCAGCCAGACCACCAGCGCAAGGTCGACCGCCGAGAACGCCGCGGCGACCCAACGGGGCCACTGCAGGTTGTTCTTGGGCAGCAGTGCGCAGACAGCGGCGCCGACCAATGGCAGAAACACAATGAGGGTCAGCACTACTTAGGCCCCTTTCACAACGACGTAGATCATCAGGTACAACATGAACAGCACGACTGCCGAGAGCACCAAGCGCTGGTAGCCCTGGAGTTTGCCGGTCTGGAACGATCGCAAGAGCGATCCGGTCTGCTTGGCCAGCGTGGCCAGGCCGTTGACCGCACCGTCGATGACAACGCGGTCAAACGCAGCGGCGGCGTCGGCGAACCAGATCCAGCCCGTCGCTACGCCGTTGACGACACCATCGATGCCGGAGCGGTCGACCACCGCAAGCACGCCGGCAAGCGCCATGTACGGGCCGATGAAGACTCGGTCGTAGACGAGATCGAAGTAGAGCTTCTGCTGCAGGGCGCCGTAGACCGGTCCCAGGAAGGCCTTGTACGCCTGCGTGTTGACCACCACGGAGCGACGGCCATAGAACCACCAGCCGATACCGATGCCCGTGGCGGCCACGGCGGTGGACGCGAGCACCAGCGGGATCGCGGGCCACTCCCCGCGCTCGCCCAAGAACTTGGCGAACGCGAGCGAGCCAGCTCCGAGGAAGGTCGTGATCGTCGCGAGTGCGACCATCGGGATGAGCATGAGGGGCGAGCCCTCGTGCAGGTGTTCGGTCTGCTCGGGACCCTCGAAGACACGGAAGTACATGCGCGTCATGTAGAACGCCGTCAGGCCCGATGCGAGGAAAACGACCGCGACGGCCCAGTACTGGTGTGCCGCGAGCAGCGAGCTGATGATCTCGTCCTTGCTGAAGAATCCCGAGAACGGCACCACACCGGCCAGCGCCAGCGAGCCGATCAGCACCGTCGCCCACGTGATGGGCATGTGCTTGCGCAGCCCGCCCATCTCGCGCATGTCCTGCGTGTGCGCCGAGTGGATGATCACGCCAGCGCCTAAGAAGAGCAGCGACTTGAAGAACGCGTGGGTCACGAGGTGGAACATCGCGCCCATGACGCTGCCCGCACCCAGGGCCATGAACATCAGCCCGAGCTGCGAGATCGTGGAGTACGCGAGCACTTTCTTCACGTCGTGCTGCACGCTGGCGAGCAGGCCGCCAACAAGCGCGGTGATCGCGCCGATAATGAGCGTCGCCATGAGCACCGCAGGCGCGGCCTTGAAGATGTCGATCGTGCGGGCCACGAGGTAGACGCCGGCGGCTACCATGGTCGCCGCATGGATGAGCGCCGAGGCGGGCGTCGGGCCTGCCATGGCGTCGGGCAGCCACACGTGCAGCGGCACCTGGGCCGACTTGCCCATCGCCGCGAGGAGCAGACCACACGCGACTGCGGTCGCGACACCCGGCGCCCAAGAGTGGACGCTACCCAGCACGAGGGTGATATCCCACGTGTGCTGCGGCTGCGCGTAGATCACCGCAAGCGCGAAGAGGAAGCCCAAGTCACCGACGCGCGTGGTAAGGAACGCCTTTTGCGAGGCCTTTCTCGGCGCCTCGAGCTCGTACCAGAAGCCGATGAGGAGGTAGGAGCACAGCCCCATCATCTCCCACATCGCGAAGACGAGCAGCAGGTTGTCGGCGAGTACGAGCGTGAGCATCGCCGAGGTGAACAGCGACAGGACGGCAAAGTACCAGCCCTCGCGCTCGTCCTTGCTCATGTACGCGAGCGAGTACACCTGGACGCATGTGCCCACGAAAGAGATGACGACCAGCATGACCGCAGTGATCGCGTCCATCTGGACCGAGAGCGAGATGGGATGTCCCGCGATCACGCCCAGCATCCAGGGGTGGTCCCAGCGCACAGAGGTAAGCGCGTCGCCCCCAGGCCAGACGCGGCCAAACGCCAGGAACGAGAGCGCCAGAGAGCCGAACATCGCGCCGACAGGAAGCCAGAGCGTGCGGTTACGCCACGTCCGGGGCAGGAAAATCAGCCCCACGAAGGCGATGGCGGGAAGCAGAGGTATGGCGACAAGCCAGTTCATCCGCTATCCCTTCAGTTCCGACAGGTCGCTGACTTCGCTGTGGTTCGAACGCTTGAAGACGGCCAAGACAAGCGCGAGTCCCAGACCGATCTCGGCCGCCGAATCGACCATGCTGAAGACGGCGAAGAACCAGCCGTCCATCGTACGCGGGGTGACGAATCGCGACATCGCCACGAGGTTGATGTTGACGGCGATCGCCATGAGTTCAAGCGACATCAGAATCTGGACGGTGGCCTTCTTGGACACGGCGCCATACAGGCCGAGGGCGAACAGCATCGCGGCGAGCAGAAGGAAGGCTTGTACTCCAACACGCATCTACCTGTCCTCCTCCCTCGTCCACCATACGGCGCCCACAAGCGCTGCCGTGAGCATCAGCGAGGCGATCTCAAACGGAAGCGACCAGCCCCGAGCCGAGAACATCGTCTTGCCGAACGCGAGAAGGTCGGGGGCTACCACGGGGAACTTCGTCGCCGCCGGCGCATGGAAACCGCGCAGTACAAAGAACATCCCGACGCAGAACGCGAGGCCCAGTGCCAGCGCGATCGGAGAGAAGTCGCGCGAACGCACCGAATCTTCCAGCCGCCGCAGCGTGATCATGATCGAGAAGATCATCAGGATCGCGACGGCGACGGCGTAGACCAGCAGCTGGACGAGGGCCACGTACTCGGCGTCGAGCAGCACGAAGATACCGGAGGCGGCCACCGAGACCCCAAGCAGCCAGAATGCCGAGTGAACGATGTTCTTGGTGAACAACATCCCAATCGCCCCGCCGAGAAGCGCGGCGGCGAGCAGGATGAATGTGACTCCGGACACGGAGTCAGTCATCAGAGCCTCCTTGTGCAGGCGTTTCGGGCTTCTGGTCAGGCTCGGCGGGTGCAGCGGTTGTTGCTTCGGCCGTGGCATCGGCTGCCGGCTCGGCGGCCGCCGCGGCCGCAGGATTGGGCGCGGGTTCCTTGCGCTTGGGACCCACAGCTGCGACGTCGACCAGCAGATCTTCGACGAGGGTCTCGGGGGCGATGCGTGCAAGCTCGTACTCGTGGCTCATCTCGATCGCGTCGAACGGGCATGCCTCGACGCACAGACCGCACATCATGCACGCGCCAATCTCGTAGCGCCACCGGTCGATGTGCTTCTTGCGCTCCTCGCCCGTCGTCACGTCGATTTGGATGATGAAGTCCGGGCAAGCTCGCTCGCACGCGAGACAGGCGGTGCACTTGTGCTCGCCGTTCTCGTCGTACTTCATGCGCACGGCCCACCTCGACCGCTCGGGTAGCTCGACCTTCTCGTGCGGGTACTGCACGGTAATGGGCGGCCGAAAGAAGTTGCGGAAGGAGATCCGCATGCTGCGAAGCAGGCCGTATCCGTAGATGCGCTTCATCGGGCACCCACCAGGGTCTGGCCGACCTTGATGATGAGCGCCGTGATCATGACCCAGGCAAGCGACGCCGGGAGCAGCGCCTTCCATCCAAGGGCCAGCAGCTGGTCGACGCGAACGCGCGGCATCGTTCCGCGAATGGTCATGAGGAAGAAGATCCCGATGTAGGTCTTGATCAGGAAGACGATCGGAGCGATCGGCTGAATCAGATCGCCCGAGACCCACGGAATCTGCCAGCCACCGAAGAACAGCGTCACCATCAACGCCGAGAAGATGAAGTTGTTGCTGAACTCCGAGAGGAACAGCAGTCCGAACTTCATGCCCGAGTACTCGGTGGCAAAACCCGCGACGAGCTCCGACTCAGCCTCGGCCAGATCAAACGGCGTCTGGCCACTCTCGATGAGGCCGGCAATGAAGAACAGGACGAACGCCGGCACGTTGAGCACGAACCAGCGAGGGATGACGTAGAGGATCGTGCCGGACTGGGCCCGCACGATGTCGCCGAGGCTCAGCGAGCCCGCCATCATTACCACCGGAAGCGCCGCAAGCAGCATGGGCACCTCGTAGGTGACCTGCGAGCCCACGACGCGCATCGCGCCGACGAGCGACCACTTGTTGTTCGACGCCCACCCAGCGGCCAAGATGCCGAGCGGCGTGAGCGCCATGACGGCAAAGACGAAGAGCAGCCCTAGCGGCAGGTCGGCGATGACCCAGGTGCGCGAGAACGGCAGCACGATGTAGGCCATCAGCGAGGGCACGAAGACCAGCGCCGGGGCTAGGAAGAACAGCGCACGATCCACGGCCTTGGGCGTCGGGTCTTCCTTGGTGAGAAGCTTCAGAACGTCGAAGACGGTCTGGAACATGCCCCACGGCCCGTTGTCCATCGGCCCGAGGCGAACGTGCAGACGCGCGAGCACCTTGCGAAGCATGTAGATCATGACCACGCCGTTGACGAGCATGAGGCTCAGGGCGGCGAGGAAGCGAAGCGCGGCGGAGGCCCACGGGTTCATCGGTCCACCTCGCCCAGGATCAGGTCCATGCTGCCCATGAGCACGACCGCATCGGCGATGAGTGTGTTGTGGAGCATGGCCTCGCCGGCCTGCAGCGCAAAGAGCGCCGGCGGGCGGTAGCGCATCCGGTACGGTGCGTCCGAGCCGTCCGAGACCAGATGGATACCGAGTTCGCCGCGAGGCGACTCGACAGCCGCGTACGCCTCGCCTGCGGGCGGGCGAAGCACCTTGGCGACCTTGGCCGTATGCTCGCCTTCGGGCAGGCCGTCGAGGCACTGGCGGATCATGCGAGCCGACTGGCGCATCTCCTCGAGCCTCACGGCGCAGCGCGAGTAAACGTCGCCGGCCTCGGCCACGGGAATGTCGAAGTCGAGCTCAGAGTAGGCGGCGTAGGGCCTGTCTCGGCGGATGTCCCACGACACGCCACTTCCGCGCAGGTTGGCGCCGGTCAGCGCAAAGGCAAGCGCCGCCTCTCGGCTGAGCACGCCCACACCCTGCGTCCTGGCCTGGAAGATCTCGTTGCCCATCAGGAGCTCGGCGTTCTCCTCGATGTGGGTGGCAAAATCGTCGAGGAACTTGCGGATCTTGGCCTCGGCCGTAGGGGTGATGTCGCGAAGGACGCCGCCAGGGCGAACGTAGTTAAACATCATGCGAGCGCCGGTCAGGTCCTCGAGGATGTCGAGGAGTACCTCGCGGTCTCTAAATACGTAGAGGAAGGCGCCCATCGCTCCGGTATCGAGCCCCATCGGGCCGTACCAGCAGATATGACTCGAGATGCGGTTTAGCTCGCCCAGCAGACTGCGCAGGTACTGAGCGCGCCTGGGGACTTCGACGTCCATGAGCTTCTCGGTGGCGAGCGCGAACGCCAGCTCGTTGTGGATGCCAGAGACGTAGTCACCGCGGTCCATCAGCGTGCCCACCGCCGAGTAACGACGCGACTCGGCAAGCTTCTCGATGCCGCGATGCAGGTAGCCGATCGACGCCTCGCCAGCTCGAATCGTCTCGCCATCGAGTTCGAGGATGAGTCGCAGGACGCCGTGAGTCGACGGGTGCTGCGGGCCCATGTTGAGCAGCAGGTGGTCGGCGCGGGTCGCGTCTACGCTTACGGGAACGCGGCTCAGCCCGGCCGGCAGCGTGGCCGGAATCTCGAAAGCGGGCGGCTCGGCGTCCTCGCCGAGCGGGACGATGTCACCGGTGGTCACGGTCAGGTACGCCGGATCCAGCAGCTGCGCGGCACGATTGCGGACCTCGGAGGCCTCACGCACGGCCACCGCCTTGCGCAGGTATGGAGCGCAGCCGTCGGTAGTGAGCAGGCGACGCGGATTCGGGTGGCCTTCCAGCGCCAGACCGAACAGCTCTGCAAGTTCGCGCTCCGGCATCAGGGCCGCCGGGAAGATGTCCCAGACGCTGCGCAGCGGTGCGTCGTAGTCGTGAGCGGCCTTGAGCGTGACCTCCTCATCGCGAGCGAAGGACCTCATGCGGTAGACGACGTCGATGCCCTCGCCCGTATCGATGCCGAACACGTCGACAAGGAAGTCAAACGCGAGGTCAGAGTCGCGTAGAGCCACGACAGCAGCACGCGAGTCGCTCGCGGCGACGCGACAGACCGCGCCGACGTTTGCGACGTCTTCGATGGTCGGCTCTATGCCGGAGCGCGAAAGCGCGCTCCTAATGACCGTCGTGTCGGGCTGCTGCAAGGCGCTCCTCCGTACGCGCTTTGATCTTGTCCATGAGCGTGATGAAGCCGTACTGGACCGACTCTGGCCGAGGCGGACAGCCGGGGATGTAGACGTCGACCGGGACGACCTTGTCCACGCCCATCACGACGTTGGGGTACTCGCGGAAGGGGCCGCCCGTGCAGGCGCACGCGCCCATCGCCACGACCCACTTGGGCTCGGGCATCTCGTCGTAGAGACGCTTGACGGTGGGAGCCATCTTCCAGTTCACCGTGCCGGCGACGATCATCACGTCGGCCTGGCGCGGGCTAGCGCGAAAGAAGACGCCCATGCGGTCGAAGTCGAACTTGGGGCCCGAGGCGTGCATGAGGCCCTCGATAGCGCAGCAGGCGATGCCGAAGGCCATGTACCACAGGCTTTTGCGCCGTGCGACGTCGAACAGCTGCTCGCTGCGGATGAAGAGCATGGAGTTCTCGCCCGTGAAGCGCTCTAGTGCCACTTGAGCGCACCTTCCTTCCAGGCGTAGGCCAATCCGCAGGCGAGGATCGTCACGAAGATGACCATCTCGCCGAAGACGAACCACCCGGAAGCCGGTTGAGAGAACGTCAGCGCCCACGGATACAGAAAGACGGTCTCGATATCGAAGATCACGAAGAGCAGCGCGTAGACGTAGTAGCCCGCGTGGAACTGCACCCAGGGCGGCCCCATCGGCTCGACGCCGCACTCGTAGGTCTCGGACTTCTCGGCGGAGGGTTTCTTGGGGCTGAGCAGCCACGAAGCGGACAGCGTTGCGACCACGAAAAAGGCGCCGAGGACGATGAACGCTGCGATAGTAAGACGCTCGATGGGCACGCTTCCCCGACCCTCCTATCCCGGTGCGCGGCATGCGCGCAACTTGCTTGCAGAACCGTCCCGGAATCGGTGCTCAAAGCCCGTCCAACGGTTGTCGGACTGTACCATATGGCCACTCACGCGCCGCCACCCGAACGGACGATTCTTTCGGTGAGCGGGTGCTCAGCGGCGGTGGGCGGTCAGGAATGCATAGAAGCACTCCCAGACGAGTGTATCTCGATAGGCGCTAGCGCGCTTCTAGCTAGCGCGCGATGGCCCGAACGATGCTCTCGGCGCTTGATGAGACCACGCTGATGAGCGTCTGCGGCAGCACGCCGATCAGCACGATCAGCACACACAGCGGGCCCATCGAAAGGCCTTCGCTCCAGCGGATGTCGGGCATGGTGGCACGCTCGGGGTTCAGTGGACCGAAGGCGACGCGCCGAAGCATCCACAGCAGGTAGCCGACGGTGATGATGACCGCGAACGCGGCGATCACCGCGTAGGTCGGGTAGACGCCCAGCGCCCCGACGATGACGAGGAACTCGCCGACGAAGCCGCTCATGCCCGGCAGCCCCAGAGAAGCGAACGAGGCGAACACCAGCAGGCCCGCCAGGATCGGCGTGACCTTGGCCACGCCACCGAACGCCGAGATCTCGCGGGTGTGTGCGCGCTCGTAGAACGCGCCCACGAGGAAGAACAGCAGGCCGGCGATCAGGCCGTGCGAGAACATCTGCACCTGCGCACCGATGATTCCCGCCGCCGTACCTGTCGAGATGCCCAGCATGACGTAGCCCATGTGCGAGATTGACGAGTACGCCACGAGCTTCTTCAGGTCGGTCTGCATGAGCGCCACCGCCGCGCCGTAGACGATCGAGATCACAGCCAGCACGCCGAGCAGAGGCAGAAGTGCCTTGAAGCCGAGCGGCAGAAGTGTGGGCCCGAGCCGCAGGAAGCCGTACGAGCCCATCTTGAGCAGCACGCCGGCGAGCAGCACCGAGACTGCTGTGGGCGCCTGCACGTGCGCGTCGGGCAGCCACGTGTGCAGCGGGAAGATCGGCACCTTTACCGCGAGCCCGATTGCTATGGCGATGAAGATCGGGATCTGTACGCTCGCCGGAAGCTTAGCCGCGAGCGCGCCAACTTCGAGCATGTCGAAGGTCTTGGCGCCCGTCGCCATGTACAGGGCGATGATCCCGCCCAGCATCGAGAGGCTTCCGGCCAGGGTGTAAACGAAGAACTTGACCGCAGCGTAGGCGCGGTTGTCGCCGCCCCAGATGCTGATCAGGAAGTACATCGGGATGAGCACGACTTCCCAGAAGAGGTAGAACAGCATCAGGTCGAGTGAGACGAACACGCCGATCAGCCCGGCCTCGAGCATCAGCACGAGCGTGAAGTACTGCGCGGTACGGTCGCTGATGTTGCGAGACGCGATGACCGCCAGCAAGGAGAGCAGCGCCGTGAGGAAGACCATCGGCAGCGCCAGACCGTCGACACCCAGGTGGAATGCGGTCCCGAGCTCGGGAATCCACGTCAGCTTCAGCGCGAACTGCATCCCGCCCTTGGCGCGGTCGTAGACCGCCCACAGCCAGCTGGCGGCTAGCAGGTTCGCTCCGGCCAGCACGAGCGCAAGCGGCCTCGCCAGATGATGCTGGGCACGTGGGAGGAGCGAGATGGCGATGCCGCCCACGAGCGGTACCACGATCATCGCTGCGAGAAGGTACTGCAAGCCTCCCACCCCCTAACGTCCGAAGAGGGCTGCCGCGGCGTGTGTCGCTGCAACCATCGCTGTGTCGGGCATGATTCCGAGCGCAAGAACGCCGGCCAGGCAGACGGCGAGCGCGGTCGCTGCATGACGATCGATTCGCAACGGCTCTGCGGGGCCTTCGCCCACGTACATGACGAGCACGACCTGCAGGTAGTAGTAGACCGAGATGACGCTGTTGATGACGCCAATGGCGACCACCCAGAACAGCCCGACCTGTGCCGCCGAGACGAACACGAAGAACTTCGCCATGAAGCCGGCCATGAGCGGCAGCCCGGCCAGCGACAGCAGCGCCGTCATGAGCGCCAGGGCCAGCAGCGGGTTTCGCTTGGAGAGCCCCGAGTAACTCTTGATCTGCTCACTGCCCGTCGCGTTTGCGACGATGATCACCACCGCGAACGCCGCGAGGTTGGCGCACGCGTAAGCCATCATGTAGAAGAGCAGCGACGAGATGCCTTGAGGGCTGAACGCGGCCACACCAACGAGCAGGTAGCCGGCTTGCGCGATGCCCGAGTAGGCCAGCATGCGCTTGATGTTGGTCTGCCGAATGGCGCCGAGGTTGCCCAGCGTCATCGACAGAGCGGCCATGACGCCGAAGATCAGGCGCCAGTCCAGCGGCACGCGCTCGGCGGCGGTGATCACGCGAAGCGCGAGTGCGAAGCCGGCGAACTTCGAGCCAACCGACATGAACGCCGTCACCGGTGTGGGAGCGCCCTCGTAGGCGTCTGGAACCCAGTAGTGGAACGGCGCGGCCGTGATCTTGAAGGCGAAGCCGGAGAGCAGCAGCACCAGCCCAAGCACGATCACCGGCTCGATGTGCTTCTGGGTAGCCAGCTTCACGCCAATCTCGGAAAGCGTGCTCGTGCCGAGCGAACCGTAGATCAGGCTCATCCCGTAGAGCAGCACCGCGGTCGAGACGAGCACGAGCAGGAGGTACTTCAGCGCAGCATCGCCGCTCCTCGGGTCGCGCTTCGCGTAGCCCACCAGCACGATCAGAGGCAAGCTCGTCAGCTGCAGCGACAGGAAGATCGTGAACAGCTCGGCGGCCGAGGCCAGAAGCATGCTGCCGAGGATGGTCCACGCGATGAGCGCGTAGAACTCGGCGGTCCATCGCGTGAACTTGGGCACCGCCTCGACCGACATCAGGATGACGATCACGCCGATGCCGATGAACAGCAGTTGGAAGAAGGCCGAGAGCTGGTCGATCTCGATGATGCCGTTAAACAGTGTCTTGGTCACGCCGACGATCGGCACGACGGAGACGGCTGCGGCGAGCAGACCAAAGATGGCCAGGTAGGCGGGCCACGTGCCCGTATGTCCGGTGGCCTCGTCGTGCGCGGGCCAGATCAGGTCGGCGACGAGCAGCCCCACTCCGGTCAGCGCAACGATGATCTCCGGCAGGAGGTAGTAGTAGGTGGAGACCGGTACCTGCACCATGGTCTACCCACCTACCAGTTTCGCCACGATCGGCGCGACGCCGGAGGTGACGGTCGAGTATAGGGAGGCCG harbors:
- a CDS encoding NADH-quinone oxidoreductase subunit M; this encodes MLTLIVFLPLVGAAVCALLPKNNLQWPRWVAAAFSAVDLALVVWLALHFVPGGGRQFAESFAWVPSAQINYSMSVDGLSLPLLFLSALLTFLAVIASWKIDKKPAFYFSMMLLLQVGMNGVFLAMDFVLFYVFWELVLVPMYFLIAQWGGPRREYAAMKFFLYTLFGSVFMLVGIVTLFLNTGTFDMVVLTTRWSTLLPAGLQWWLFLLFFLGFAVKVPIWPLHTWLPDAHVEAPTAASALLAGVLLKMGVYGFLRVSLPMLPNAFHQWQWFLAVLAMISIVYGAAVAFAQTDIKKLVAYSSVSHMGFAMLGIASGTAIGIGGAMAVSFSHGLIAGMLFLMVGQVYDRAHTREISQLSGLAGQMPMIAGLLAFASIASMGLPGLSGFIGEFMSLLGAWQSPDLAHWIVFAASMGVLLGAAYMLWMMQRVVLGQPSYIIADCPDASLREVLVVAPLVVMIVAIGLDWDLLLRYADPFARLLAKTLGA
- the nuoL gene encoding NADH-quinone oxidoreductase subunit L — its product is MNWLVAIPLLPAIAFVGLIFLPRTWRNRTLWLPVGAMFGSLALSFLAFGRVWPGGDALTSVRWDHPWMLGVIAGHPISLSVQMDAITAVMLVVISFVGTCVQVYSLAYMSKDEREGWYFAVLSLFTSAMLTLVLADNLLLVFAMWEMMGLCSYLLIGFWYELEAPRKASQKAFLTTRVGDLGFLFALAVIYAQPQHTWDITLVLGSVHSWAPGVATAVACGLLLAAMGKSAQVPLHVWLPDAMAGPTPASALIHAATMVAAGVYLVARTIDIFKAAPAVLMATLIIGAITALVGGLLASVQHDVKKVLAYSTISQLGLMFMALGAGSVMGAMFHLVTHAFFKSLLFLGAGVIIHSAHTQDMREMGGLRKHMPITWATVLIGSLALAGVVPFSGFFSKDEIISSLLAAHQYWAVAVVFLASGLTAFYMTRMYFRVFEGPEQTEHLHEGSPLMLIPMVALATITTFLGAGSLAFAKFLGERGEWPAIPLVLASTAVAATGIGIGWWFYGRRSVVVNTQAYKAFLGPVYGALQQKLYFDLVYDRVFIGPYMALAGVLAVVDRSGIDGVVNGVATGWIWFADAAAAFDRVVIDGAVNGLATLAKQTGSLLRSFQTGKLQGYQRLVLSAVVLFMLYLMIYVVVKGA
- the nuoK gene encoding NADH-quinone oxidoreductase subunit NuoK; amino-acid sequence: MRVGVQAFLLLAAMLFALGLYGAVSKKATVQILMSLELMAIAVNINLVAMSRFVTPRTMDGWFFAVFSMVDSAAEIGLGLALVLAVFKRSNHSEVSDLSELKG
- a CDS encoding NADH-quinone oxidoreductase subunit J, which produces MTDSVSGVTFILLAAALLGGAIGMLFTKNIVHSAFWLLGVSVAASGIFVLLDAEYVALVQLLVYAVAVAILMIFSIMITLRRLEDSVRSRDFSPIALALGLAFCVGMFFVLRGFHAPAATKFPVVAPDLLAFGKTMFSARGWSLPFEIASLMLTAALVGAVWWTREEDR
- a CDS encoding NADH-quinone oxidoreductase subunit I, which encodes MKRIYGYGLLRSMRISFRNFFRPPITVQYPHEKVELPERSRWAVRMKYDENGEHKCTACLACERACPDFIIQIDVTTGEERKKHIDRWRYEIGACMMCGLCVEACPFDAIEMSHEYELARIAPETLVEDLLVDVAAVGPKRKEPAPNPAAAAAAEPAADATAEATTAAPAEPDQKPETPAQGGSDD
- the nuoH gene encoding NADH-quinone oxidoreductase subunit NuoH, with the protein product MNPWASAALRFLAALSLMLVNGVVMIYMLRKVLARLHVRLGPMDNGPWGMFQTVFDVLKLLTKEDPTPKAVDRALFFLAPALVFVPSLMAYIVLPFSRTWVIADLPLGLLFVFAVMALTPLGILAAGWASNNKWSLVGAMRVVGSQVTYEVPMLLAALPVVMMAGSLSLGDIVRAQSGTILYVIPRWFVLNVPAFVLFFIAGLIESGQTPFDLAEAESELVAGFATEYSGMKFGLLFLSEFSNNFIFSALMVTLFFGGWQIPWVSGDLIQPIAPIVFLIKTYIGIFFLMTIRGTMPRVRVDQLLALGWKALLPASLAWVMITALIIKVGQTLVGAR
- a CDS encoding NADH-quinone oxidoreductase subunit D, coding for MQQPDTTVIRSALSRSGIEPTIEDVANVGAVCRVAASDSRAAVVALRDSDLAFDFLVDVFGIDTGEGIDVVYRMRSFARDEEVTLKAAHDYDAPLRSVWDIFPAALMPERELAELFGLALEGHPNPRRLLTTDGCAPYLRKAVAVREASEVRNRAAQLLDPAYLTVTTGDIVPLGEDAEPPAFEIPATLPAGLSRVPVSVDATRADHLLLNMGPQHPSTHGVLRLILELDGETIRAGEASIGYLHRGIEKLAESRRYSAVGTLMDRGDYVSGIHNELAFALATEKLMDVEVPRRAQYLRSLLGELNRISSHICWYGPMGLDTGAMGAFLYVFRDREVLLDILEDLTGARMMFNYVRPGGVLRDITPTAEAKIRKFLDDFATHIEENAELLMGNEIFQARTQGVGVLSREAALAFALTGANLRGSGVSWDIRRDRPYAAYSELDFDIPVAEAGDVYSRCAVRLEEMRQSARMIRQCLDGLPEGEHTAKVAKVLRPPAGEAYAAVESPRGELGIHLVSDGSDAPYRMRYRPPALFALQAGEAMLHNTLIADAVVLMGSMDLILGEVDR
- a CDS encoding NADH-quinone oxidoreductase subunit A, whose amino-acid sequence is MAAFIVLGAFFVVATLSASWLLSPKKPSAEKSETYECGVEPMGPPWVQFHAGYYVYALLFVIFDIETVFLYPWALTFSQPASGWFVFGEMVIFVTILACGLAYAWKEGALKWH
- a CDS encoding NADH-quinone oxidoreductase subunit M, whose product is MQYLLAAMIVVPLVGGIAISLLPRAQHHLARPLALVLAGANLLAASWLWAVYDRAKGGMQFALKLTWIPELGTAFHLGVDGLALPMVFLTALLSLLAVIASRNISDRTAQYFTLVLMLEAGLIGVFVSLDLMLFYLFWEVVLIPMYFLISIWGGDNRAYAAVKFFVYTLAGSLSMLGGIIALYMATGAKTFDMLEVGALAAKLPASVQIPIFIAIAIGLAVKVPIFPLHTWLPDAHVQAPTAVSVLLAGVLLKMGSYGFLRLGPTLLPLGFKALLPLLGVLAVISIVYGAAVALMQTDLKKLVAYSSISHMGYVMLGISTGTAAGIIGAQVQMFSHGLIAGLLFFLVGAFYERAHTREISAFGGVAKVTPILAGLLVFASFASLGLPGMSGFVGEFLVIVGALGVYPTYAVIAAFAVIITVGYLLWMLRRVAFGPLNPERATMPDIRWSEGLSMGPLCVLIVLIGVLPQTLISVVSSSAESIVRAIAR